Part of the Coriobacteriia bacterium genome, TGGGCGCACCCACCAAACCCGAACTCAGTCCGGAGGCCGTGTGGTCTTTGTAGTGCTCCTTCTCGCCGTCGTGTTCGGCGTACTCTCCGCCGTGTTGGCTGCTGCCGAGACGGCCGTCATGCTCCTGCCGCCCGGCAGGGTGCACCGCCTCGTCGAGGCGGAGCGCCATGGCTCTGTTCAGCTCGAGGCGCTTGCAGCCCGGCCCTACCGCATCCGCGCAGTCTCCGGGCTTGTCGCCGCGTTTGCGTTCGCTACGGCCGCGATGCTCGGTCTTGAGGCCGGTGCGCTGCTTAACTCAACGCTCGATCCAGCTTGGGAGCTCCTAGCCGCGCTTCTCGGCGTCCTGCTCATGTTTGCGCTTGCGCAGACACTGCCTCGAGCGCTCGCGGTTGCGAACCCGGAGGATCTGGCACTTGAAGCGGCCCCCATCGCTCAGGCGCTCGTGCCACTGGTCTACCCGTTCGCCAAATTGCTCGCCGCGCCGTTTGCCTGGGTCATCCGCATGGCTGGCGGCGAGCGACCCACCTCGCCGTGGGCGACGGCTGCCGAGTACCGCGCCGTCGACACGGATGAGGAGACGGAGCGCGAAGAGGCCGAGGAGGCGCTTCTCGAGGCCGTCTCCGACTTCGCCGAGAAGGTCGTTCGTGAGGTGATGGTGCCTCGGACCGACATGAAATCGCTGCCGGACACGGCGCGGGCCGCCGATGCAGTTGCGCTGATCGAAGGGACGGGCTTCTCTCGGCTGCCGGTGTATCACGAGTCGACCGACGACATCCGGGGAGTCCTGTACGCGAAGGATCTGCTTGTCGCGCTGGCCGCGGGCAACGCCGACAGCCCGATCATCGGACTGGCACGCGCGCCCTACTACGTGCCCGAAAGCAAGCCCATCGAAGAGCTCCTCGCGGAGATGCGCAATACGACTCACATCGCTATTGTCGCCGACGAGTATGGCGGCACAGCTGGTATGGTCACGCTGGAGGATCTGATCGAGGAGATCGTCGGCGAGATATCCGATGAGTACGATCGTGAGGAGACGCTGCTCGAAGATCTTGGGGATGGGCGGTTCCGCGTGGACGCGCGGCTGCCCGTGGACGACCTCAACGAGCTGTTCGGCACTGAGATTGAGATCGATGCCGACTCGGTGGGCGGACTGTTCACCGAACTGGCTGGCAAGATACCGACCCCGGGGGAGTCCGTCGAGATCGAGGGTCTTCGCCTGACCGCTACCGACCTGCAAGGGACGAGAATCCGGCAGCTCACAGTCGAGCCTGCCGCGACGTCAGACGATGAAGGAGCAACACATGCGTAACCTCACCCAGCCGGACTTGGCGCTGCTCGCATTCGCGCGGGAGGTTCAGGAGAAGGCCTACGCGCCTTACTCAAACTTCCGAGTCGGAGCGGCCATCTACGCCGACGGCGAGATCTTCCAGGGAGTCAACGTGGAGAACGCCGCCTACGGGGCGACCGTCTGCGCCGAACGTGCCGCACTCACTGCCGCCATCACCGCTGGCTGCAGAGACATCACGGCCATCGCCATCGTCGGTGACTCGGAGTCGCCCACAGTACCGTGCGGCTGCTGCCGTCAGGCGCTCGCCGAGTTCAACCCCGACCTTCGCGTCATCATGGGCGGCAACACCGACGAGGTCCTCGTTCGCTCGCTCGAGGAGCTGCTGCCCGAGGCCTTCGTGCGAGCCTTCATCGACGAAGAGAAGCGCTAGGTGGCATCCTCACCCAAGCTCGGGGGTGTCGAGCAGGTCAGCAGCGGTTTCGTCGCGCTTGTCGGCAGGCCTAATGCGGGCAAGTCAACGCTGACCAACGCGATCGTGGGAACCAAGGTCGCAATCACTTCCGATACGCCACAGACGACGCGGCATCGTATCCGCGCGGTGCTCGATCGTGACGACGCTCAGCTCGTGATCGTCGACTCGCCGGGGCTGCACAAGCCGCACGACGCGTTGGGCGAAGAGCTGAACCGCTCGGCGCTCAAGGCGCTTGAAGACGTGGACGTCGTGGCGTTTCTAGTCGACTCGACGCAGCAGTTCGGTCGCGGGGACGAATGGGTGGCCGGTCACGTGGCCAAGGCACGAGCTAAGCGCGTCCTAGTCCTCACGAAGGCAGATCTGTCGACACAGACCAAGATCGAGGAGCAGATCGCCGCGGCGAGCAAGTTCGCGACGTTCGACGACATCGTCGCCGTCTCCGCGGTCGATGGCTTCAACGTGGATGGCTTTGTGGATACCGTAGTGGCATACCTGCCGCAGGGACCGCGCTGGTTCCCTCGCGACATGCCGTCTGACCAGTCGATCGAGGTGATGATCGCAGAGTTCATCCGCGAGAAGATCCTGCGCTCCACCCACGACGAGGTGCCGCATGCGGTTGGCGTCGTGATCGACGACCTGACCTACGACGACCGTAAGAACATGTACACGATCATGGCGATCATCTACGTCGAACGTGAGTCGCAAAAAGGCATCATCATCGGCAAGGGTGCCGAGAAGCTCAAGGCGATCGGCACGGAGGCTCGCGTGGACCTTGAGCGACTGCTCGCCGGCAAGGTGTTCTTGAACCTGAGCGTGAAGGTCAAGAAGGACTGGCGCCGAGACGCAGCCCAGATTCGGCGGTTCGGCTACGGAGAGGGACGGTGAGCGTCATGGATGCGGCGACTCTCGCTTCATACATGGACCAGACGCTGCTCAAGCCGACGGTAGGTTTCGCCGAGGCCGCGGAGTGGATCGAGGCCAATCGCGATCGTGGCTTCGCGTCGCTGTGCGTCTCGCCCTTCCTGACGCCGCTGGCCGCCCAACGGCTGTTCGACTCAACCACGAAGGTGTGCTCGGTCGCGGCGTTTCCACTCGGCTATGCGGCGACTGAAGCCAAGGCCGATGAGGCCGCACACCTCGTGACATTGGGCGCCGTTGAGGTGGACATGGTGATCAACATCGCCGCGCTGCTCGAAGGCGAGAGCGCGTTCGTGCACCACGATATCGAGGCCGTGGTCAACGCGGTGGCGCATGCGAGCCACGGCAAGGCCATCGTCAAGGTGATCCTTGAGACCGGTTATCTGCAGACCGCCGACATCGAGCGAGGCTGCCACCTTGCAGTTCAGGCGGGCGCGCACTTCGTCAAGACGTCGACAGGCTTTGGGCCGAGAGGCGCGAGCGTTGACGACGTGCGCACGATGCGCGCGGCCGTCGGACCGGACATCGGTGTCAAGGCGGCAGGCGGCATTCGCGATTTGGCGTGTGCGCTGGCGATGATCGAGGCCGGCGCGACTCGGCTCGGCACTTCGGCCGGCGAGAAGATAGTTGCCGAGGCCGCTCAGTCGGCTGCGCCGGGAGCCTAGCGTCGGTGGCGCTGGGATCCGTCGCCCGATCAGGCCGTGACGCAAGGATCGACGCCCTCAAGGGCGTCGCGATCGTTTGTGTCGTGCTCTATCACACACTCGGGCAGTACTGGATCACGGCCCCCACGCTTGCGCTCTATCTGCGTGAGATCGTCTTCGCGTTCATGCTGCCGCTGTTCGCGTTTCTCTCCGGCTACGTCCAGCCTCGCGCTGGCGCGTTGAAACCAAGGCAGTACTTCTCCCGACGCACGCTTGGCCTCATGGTGCCGTACGTGTGCTGGGAGGTTACATACGGGCTGGCCCTCGTTCCAGGCGCCCACGACAGTATTGGCGCGTTTGGGCGCTACCTGCTGGGAACCCTGACCGATCCGCATCTCGAGGGCCGCATGTGGTACCTCTACATCCTCTGGGTCGCACTGATGCTTCTCGGCGCGCTGCGCGTTCTTGGCCGAGACAACCCATGGGTGCTCGCTGCGAGCATCGTTGCAGTGATGGTGTGGCCGTGGTGGGGGCAGTTCAAGCGGCTGCAGTGGATCTACACCTACGTCGTGCTGGGACTGCTGGCCAGGAGGTATGATGGCGAGCTTTTCAAGCACAGGCTTGCGATTGGGCTGGCTGGCGCCGTCGCCTTCCCGGTGCTGTGGTGGGCGACTCGACCCGAGAAGACCGCGTTGGCCCGCGTGAGCGCCTGGCTGCTTGGCTCACCGCTCCTGGGCGGCGGCGTGGCGACCCTCTACGGGTTGTCGACGCTGGCGGGCGTCGCAGCCATCGCGGCGTTGGTAGCTGCGAGCTACGTGACGCCGCACGTGGCGCTTCGAGCGCTAGCGGTCCCAGGCAAGCTCTCGCTGGGCATCTACGTGGTGCACTTCTACTTCGTGGAGGTGTGGCACGAACCGAGTCCGTGGCTGATTCCCGTCATCGTTGCAGTTGCGCTCGCGTGCTCGATGGCGGTGACGCTGGTGCTGGCGCGCTGGAGGGTCTCGGCCACGCTCTTGCTGGGGGAGCGCTGGACTCCCAAGAGTCTGCCGCTCGGCGATGTGAAGACGGAGACGCTCTAGGTGCCTACGTATTCTGCGCGCGTCTTGGTGCTGCGCAAGACCAAGCTCGGGGAGACCGACATCATCCTGACGCTACTGGCGGCCGATGGCCGGCAGTTGCGCGCGGTCGCCAAGGGGTTGCGCAAGCCGGGCGGCCGATTCGGCGGCCGGCTCGAGCCGTACTCGGTGGCTGACCTGCTGCTTCACACTGGCCGCTCGCTCGACGTCGTGACCGAGGCAGTGACGTTTGCGACCCACGCTGGGCTGCGTGAGGACTTCGACCGATCGGCGGCTGCCGCCGTGGTTGCCGACGTGCTCGACAAGGTCTCGCTCGAAGGCCAGCCAGAGGAGCGGCTCTTCGCGCTGGCTACCACAACGCTCGACACCATGGAGACCGCCCCGCTTGAGGCTCTGCCGCCGATCGTCATCGCGTTTCTTGGCAAGTCGATGGCGATGCACGGGTATCGCCCGCAGATCGAGTCCTGCGCGTGTTGCTCGTCGGAGTTGGGCGAGTGCACGACCTTCTCAGTATCGGCCGGCGGCGCGCTTTGCGGCTCCTGTGCCGAGGCCGATGCGGGCGGCATCCGCTTCGGGCCGGAGGGCCGCGCGTGGCTCAGCCGCCTGATGCAGGCCAAGATGGCCGAGATCCCGGGCCTCGACATGCCTCCTGCGGCCGTGGCGGACTGCTTCGCACTGATGCGCGCGTTCGTTGTCTACCACCTGCCGTCGCGCCTCAAGGCGCTGGACTTCTACGCGGGACTGCTCGCAGGCTGACGACCGCTCAAGCGCGAAGCGGCCCCCGTCGCAAAGGCAACGGGGGCCGCAGGAACTGCGAAGTGAGGGGCTACTGGGCGAGCTTGGAGTCGAGCAGCTCGCCGCCGGTCGTGTCGCCGCCGAGCATGTCGCTGAATGTCTTGAGGTGGTCTTCCTCGTCGGCAAGGATGCTCTCGAGCAGTCCGCGCGTGGTGGGATCGCCGTGCGCCTCGGCGATCTTGACCGCGGCCTTGTAGCGCATGACCGCGTCCGACTCCGCCGAGAAGTCCGACTTCGCCATCTCCTTGAGGCCCGAGAAGTCGCTGTCGAACTTTTCCGGCTTGGTCGTGGCCTTGCCGCCCAAGAACTCGATGCGCTCTGCAAGAGACTCGGCGTGCTTCATCTCTGTGACGGCGACGCCCTTGAACGTGTCGGCGTGCAGCATGCCTTCGGGACCGGTGACGGTGTAGTGCTGCCGCATGTACTGCATGATCACGGCGAGCTCTCGTGACCTGAGGTCGTTGAGCACGTCGATAAGATTGGCGTCGGCGTAGTGATCGGCCATGGCTCCTCCTTGTGCGAAGTACCGGGCATGACCCGGTCGCGGATGATGTGACGAGTGGTAGGTTCCCTGCCTTATGCCCGCCGTAAACGGGCGTCGGCTCGTGTAAGATAGCGGGGCATCTTACCGGCGCCGTCGCGCGAGTTCGCGACGCACCTCGAGGGGAAGACAAGCCACCATGAGTTCGATGACGTTTCAGGACATCATCTTGGCGCTTGAGCGCTACTGGGCCGACAAAGGTTGCGTCGTCTTGCAGCCATACGACACAGAGGTCGGCGCGGGCACGTTCCACCCTGCCACCACGCTTCGAGCCCTGGGTCCGGACACCTGGCGCACGGCCTATGTGCAGCCCTCACGGCGACCGACCGACGGCCGCTACGGCGAGAACCCCAACCGCCTGCAGCACTACTACCAGTTCCAGGTCATCCTCAAGCCGTCACCCGACGACGTGCTCGACCTGTACCTCGACTCGCTGCGCACCATCGGCATCGAACCCGCCGAGCACGACGTGCGCCTCGTCGAAGACGACTGGGAGTCGCCAACGCTGGGCGCCTGGGGCTTGGGCTGGGAGGTCTGGCTGGACGGCATGGAGGTCACGCAGTTCACCTACTTCCAGCAGGTCGGTGGCTTCGAGTGTCGCCCCGTGCCCGCCGAGATCACCTACGGCCTCGAGCGCCTGGCCATGTACATTCAGGGCGTGGACAGCGTCTACGACCTCACGTGGTCGGTGGGCCCGGACGGTCACACGTTCACCTACGGCGATGTGTTCCTGAGAAACGAGCAGCAGTACTCGGCGTACAACTTCGAAGTCGCCGACGTCGACAT contains:
- a CDS encoding hemolysin family protein, with the protein product MVFVVLLLAVVFGVLSAVLAAAETAVMLLPPGRVHRLVEAERHGSVQLEALAARPYRIRAVSGLVAAFAFATAAMLGLEAGALLNSTLDPAWELLAALLGVLLMFALAQTLPRALAVANPEDLALEAAPIAQALVPLVYPFAKLLAAPFAWVIRMAGGERPTSPWATAAEYRAVDTDEETEREEAEEALLEAVSDFAEKVVREVMVPRTDMKSLPDTARAADAVALIEGTGFSRLPVYHESTDDIRGVLYAKDLLVALAAGNADSPIIGLARAPYYVPESKPIEELLAEMRNTTHIAIVADEYGGTAGMVTLEDLIEEIVGEISDEYDREETLLEDLGDGRFRVDARLPVDDLNELFGTEIEIDADSVGGLFTELAGKIPTPGESVEIEGLRLTATDLQGTRIRQLTVEPAATSDDEGATHA
- the cdd gene encoding cytidine deaminase; translation: MRNLTQPDLALLAFAREVQEKAYAPYSNFRVGAAIYADGEIFQGVNVENAAYGATVCAERAALTAAITAGCRDITAIAIVGDSESPTVPCGCCRQALAEFNPDLRVIMGGNTDEVLVRSLEELLPEAFVRAFIDEEKR
- the era gene encoding GTPase Era: MASSPKLGGVEQVSSGFVALVGRPNAGKSTLTNAIVGTKVAITSDTPQTTRHRIRAVLDRDDAQLVIVDSPGLHKPHDALGEELNRSALKALEDVDVVAFLVDSTQQFGRGDEWVAGHVAKARAKRVLVLTKADLSTQTKIEEQIAAASKFATFDDIVAVSAVDGFNVDGFVDTVVAYLPQGPRWFPRDMPSDQSIEVMIAEFIREKILRSTHDEVPHAVGVVIDDLTYDDRKNMYTIMAIIYVERESQKGIIIGKGAEKLKAIGTEARVDLERLLAGKVFLNLSVKVKKDWRRDAAQIRRFGYGEGR
- the deoC gene encoding deoxyribose-phosphate aldolase, whose protein sequence is MDAATLASYMDQTLLKPTVGFAEAAEWIEANRDRGFASLCVSPFLTPLAAQRLFDSTTKVCSVAAFPLGYAATEAKADEAAHLVTLGAVEVDMVINIAALLEGESAFVHHDIEAVVNAVAHASHGKAIVKVILETGYLQTADIERGCHLAVQAGAHFVKTSTGFGPRGASVDDVRTMRAAVGPDIGVKAAGGIRDLACALAMIEAGATRLGTSAGEKIVAEAAQSAAPGA
- a CDS encoding acyltransferase, with the translated sequence MALGSVARSGRDARIDALKGVAIVCVVLYHTLGQYWITAPTLALYLREIVFAFMLPLFAFLSGYVQPRAGALKPRQYFSRRTLGLMVPYVCWEVTYGLALVPGAHDSIGAFGRYLLGTLTDPHLEGRMWYLYILWVALMLLGALRVLGRDNPWVLAASIVAVMVWPWWGQFKRLQWIYTYVVLGLLARRYDGELFKHRLAIGLAGAVAFPVLWWATRPEKTALARVSAWLLGSPLLGGGVATLYGLSTLAGVAAIAALVAASYVTPHVALRALAVPGKLSLGIYVVHFYFVEVWHEPSPWLIPVIVAVALACSMAVTLVLARWRVSATLLLGERWTPKSLPLGDVKTETL
- the recO gene encoding DNA repair protein RecO; amino-acid sequence: MPTYSARVLVLRKTKLGETDIILTLLAADGRQLRAVAKGLRKPGGRFGGRLEPYSVADLLLHTGRSLDVVTEAVTFATHAGLREDFDRSAAAAVVADVLDKVSLEGQPEERLFALATTTLDTMETAPLEALPPIVIAFLGKSMAMHGYRPQIESCACCSSELGECTTFSVSAGGALCGSCAEADAGGIRFGPEGRAWLSRLMQAKMAEIPGLDMPPAAVADCFALMRAFVVYHLPSRLKALDFYAGLLAG
- a CDS encoding ferritin-like domain-containing protein; translation: MADHYADANLIDVLNDLRSRELAVIMQYMRQHYTVTGPEGMLHADTFKGVAVTEMKHAESLAERIEFLGGKATTKPEKFDSDFSGLKEMAKSDFSAESDAVMRYKAAVKIAEAHGDPTTRGLLESILADEEDHLKTFSDMLGGDTTGGELLDSKLAQ
- a CDS encoding glycine--tRNA ligase subunit alpha, whose protein sequence is MSSMTFQDIILALERYWADKGCVVLQPYDTEVGAGTFHPATTLRALGPDTWRTAYVQPSRRPTDGRYGENPNRLQHYYQFQVILKPSPDDVLDLYLDSLRTIGIEPAEHDVRLVEDDWESPTLGAWGLGWEVWLDGMEVTQFTYFQQVGGFECRPVPAEITYGLERLAMYIQGVDSVYDLTWSVGPDGHTFTYGDVFLRNEQQYSAYNFEVADVDMLLGLFKTYADECRRTLDADLVLPAYDYVLKCSHAFNLLDARGAISVTERQGYILRVRALAKACCAAYLELVTPKEAADEEVVATQGGAA